In one Nicotiana tomentosiformis chromosome 6, ASM39032v3, whole genome shotgun sequence genomic region, the following are encoded:
- the LOC104119225 gene encoding uncharacterized protein produces MTTSEETKLSMKLLIDTTARKVLFAEAEKDCVDFLFHILSLPVGTVTRLLKEKEVKCGCLPNLYESVENLNDKYIQSNQCKDILLKPKSSVGNITSVPFLLLNDVPTPERSFYCCSNNSGHFTVSDDPSALCPTCRYSISRKLTYVAPPDSKEAEAATRGFVKDVMTYMVTDDLVVKPMSTISSIALLNKFCVRDIAVLQEEVVSFGIEEALELLKASFESKTVLTSVFMSRIKMEK; encoded by the exons ATGACTACTTCTGAAGAAACTAAATTGAGCATGAAGCTTTTGATTGACACCACAGCTCGAAAAGTCCTATTTGCTGAGGCTGAAAAGGATTGTGTTGATTTCCTCTTTCACATTCTCTCCTTGCCAGTGGGAACTGTCACTAGACTTCTTAAGGAGAAAGAAGTAAAATGTGGATGCTTGCCTAACCTCTACGAAAGCGTCGAAAATCTTAATGACAAGTACATTCAGTCCAACCAATGCAAGGATATACTTTTAAAACCCAAATCTTCAGTTGGAAATATCACTTCAGTTCCTTTTCTATTGCTTAATGACGTTCCGACACCTGAGAGGAGTTTCTATTGTTGTTCCAACAATAGTGGCCACTTTACTGTTTCTGATGACCCTAGTGCTCTATGTCCTACTTGTCGGTATAGTATCTCAAGAAAGTTGACGTATGTTGCTCCGCCGGATTCAAAGGAAGCTGAGGCAGCTACTCGGGGTTTTGTGAAGGATGTAATGACATATATGGTGACGGATGACTTAGTGGTTAAGCCCATGTCCACCATTTCTAGCATTGCCCTTCTCAACAAGTTTTGTGTCCGGGATATTGCTGTGCTGCAGGAGGAAGTAGTAAGTTTTGGAATAGAAGAG GCGCTGGAGTTGCTGAAAGCATCTTTCGAGTCGAAAACAGTTCTGACAAGTGTTTTCATGAGCCGCATAAAAATGGAGAAATAG